The genomic segment CGACGGTGATTCCCTATTACCAGCGTTTCCTGGCCCGCTTCCCCACCCTGGCCGAACTGGCCGCCGCGCCGGTGGAGGATGTGATGGCCTTGTGGAGTGGCCTGGGCTACTACGCCCGGGCCCGTAACCTCCACGCCTGCGCCCGGGCGGTGGTGGTGGACCACGGGGGGGCCTTTCCCCATGATCCGGCGGCTATCGCCGAATTGCCGGGCATCGGCCGCTCCACGGCCAATGCCATCGCCGCTTTCTGCTTTGGCGCCCGGGCGCCGATTCTGGATGGCAACGTGAAGCGGGTCTTCGCCCGCTGCTTCGGCATTGAGGGCTTTCCCGGCACGCCAGCGGTGGAGCGGGAAATGTGGCACCAGGCTGAGGCCCTGATGCCGGCCCGCCAGGGCGGGGACTACATCCAGGCCCAGATGGACCTGGGGGCCACGGTGTGCACCCGGGGCAGGCCCCGCTGCGAGGCCTGCCCCCTGGCGGAAATCTGCGTTGCCCGGCAAGCAGGGCGTCAGGCCGAACTACCCGTTGCCAAACCCCGCAAGGCCCTGCCGGAACGGGAGGCCATCGTCCTGCTGCTGTGTCATGAAGGTCGGGTGCTGCTGGAACAGCGCCCTCCCAGCGGCATCTGGGGGGGATTGCTATCCCTGCCGGAACTGCCGGCCGGCGCCGATCCGGAAGAGTATGCACAGCAGGTTTTTGGCTGTGAGGCCGGGGATTGGGAAGAACTGCCGGGGCTGGTGCATACCTTCACCCATTTCCGTCTGCACCTGACGCCTCTGCGAACCCGGGTCCGGCTGCTGGCCCAGACGCGGGAAGGGGGAGCGCGCTGGCTGGATTTTTCGCAGTTGGATGACGCACCTCTGCCGGCGCCTATCCGCCGCATTTTGGCGGGCGCACAGGAAGCCGGCTAGGGAACCGCTGAACAAAGCCCCAATGCGTCTCCGGATCGGGTCCAGAGCAGGCTATTCCGGCGAACGCCGGAATCCAGGAAGATCAACAAACTGGACACCGGCCTTCGCCGGTGTGACGGACTTAATCGGCGTTTACCTAGCGCTATTCCCCGCCCCAACGGGGCATCAGGGCGTGGGGAATGTCCAACTGGTCGAGGATGCGGGCCACGACGAAATCCACCACGCCCTGCACATCCTGGGGATGGTGATAGAAGCCCGGGCTGGGGGGCAGGATCACGGCACCGGCCCGGGACAGACGCAGCATGTTTTCCAACTGGATTGTGGAGAGCGGTGTTTCCCGGGGCACCAGGATCAGCTTCCTGCCCTCCTTCAGCACCACGTCGGCGGCCCGGGTGGTGAGGTCATCGGCCATGCCGGCGGCCACTTCGGCCAGGGTGCCCATGGTGCAGGGACAGATCACGTAGGCGTCGGGGGGATTGGAGCCGGAGGCCAGGGGGGCGTTCCAGTCGTCCCGGCCATAGACCGAGAGCTGCCCCTCGGCAGCGCCGAAGCGTTCGCTGAAATAGCGCTGGGCTTCCCGGGGTTGGGTGGGCAGGACCAGATGCATTTCCTGCTTGGCGACAATCTGGGCGGCCTGGGAATACACCAGCCAGACCCGCACGCCGGCCTGTAGCAGGCATTCGAGCAGGCGCACGCCGTAGGGCATGCCGGAGGCGCCGGTGAAGGCGAGGGCGACGGTTTTCACGATGTTTGTTCCCGCAACAGGGCGGCCGTGACAAGGCCGTTGACGATACCGAAGATCAGGGCTGCCGTGGCGAAGACGGGCACCAGATAGAACACGCCGTCGTGGGGCACCAGCCAGACCCGGGCCAGCAGCACCTGGCCACCGATATGGGCGAAGGCGCCCGCCAGGCTCAGGCTCACCGGGCCGAAGGCCCGTCGGGGCAGGCGGGCCGCCAGGGCCAGTGCTGTGAGGCTCATCAGGGCGCCGGTGAGGCTGAGGAAGAAACCGGGGGCGAGGAACTGGCCCATCAGCAGGCTGCCGGCGAAGACCCGCAGCAGGGCCACCCAGGCCGCCTCGCGCCAGCCGTGGCGCAGCAGCACCAGCAGCACCACGATGTTGGCCAGCCCCGGCTTGACTCCGGGCAGGGGCAGGGGAATCGCGGCCTCGGCCACGGTCAGGGCGATGGCCGCCGCCGCGTAGCGGGCGATGCGGCGGTCGTCGGCAGTGACCGGCAGTTCAATAGGTGAGGGTGTCATGGCTGGCATTCCGCCCCGTGAGGGTAAGGCTGACATGATTGGGGGCACAGATGGCCACGGCGCCGGGGCGGCTCAGCCAGCCCTGGCGCACGCAATACTGGCGCGGCCCCGGATCGGACAGCACCCTTGCCCGGCCTGGCTGCACCTCCACCACCGTGTCCCCCAGAGCGCCGGCCACGACGATCTTCTTGCTCACGGTGAGGGGCAGCCGGGCCACGGCCTGGCCGTCCCGCCGCACCACCACAGCCTCGGCTGTGCCGCCTCGCCACAACAGAGGGAAGGAGGTAGCCACCAGCAGCAGGCAGAGCAGGATGCTCAGCCAGTCCCCGGGCCGGAGCAGGGCCAGCCAGTCGGCCGGTCTCATCCGGCTAATGCGCATGGTCGCCAGCATTGCCCCTGATGATGAAACCCGTCATTCCGGCTTGCGCCGGAATCCAGTGGGTCGCCGATCTGGGCCCCGGCGTGCGCCGGGGTGACGAGGGGGGGATTGTTATATTTCACAAGATTGTTCCGCGTTCACGTTAAGCCGCGATGCCGCACCAGCACCCGGGCCTGATCGCGGAAGCGGGCGGCCAGCCACTCGGCGAAATACACCGAGCGATGCTGGCCGCCGGTGCAGCCGATGGCCACGGTCAGGTAGGAGCGGTTGTCCCGCACGTAGGCGGGCAGCCAGTCGGCGACGAAGCGGCGGATGTCCTCGGCCATCCTGCCCACCTCTGGCTGGGCCTGGAGAAAGTCCACCACCGCCGCGTCCCGGCCGGTCAGGGGGCGCAGCAGAGGATCGTAGTGGGGATTGGGCAGGCAGCGCACGTCGAACACCAGATCGGCGTCCAGGGGCAGGCCGTGCTTGAAGCCGAAGGAAGTGAACAACAGGGTCAGGCCCTGGCCCGCATCCAGGTCGGCCAGGTCCTTGATGAACTGGCGCAGGGCGTTGGGTCGCAACTGGCTGGTGTCCAGGCGATGGCCCAGATTGGCCAGGGTGTCCAGGGCTTCCCGTTCCCGCCCAATGGCCTCGGCCAGGGTCATTTCGCCCAAGGCCAGGGGGTGGGCGCGGCGGGTCTCGGAAAAGCGCTGGATCAGCACCTCGTCCCGGGAGTCGAGGAACAGGAAGCGCACCTCGATGCCCCCCGTGGCTTCCAGGTCCCGCAGTTGCTTGGGCAGGGCAGCGATGCTGCGGCCGCCCCGCATGTCCATGGCCACTGCGACCCGGGTGTAGTCCTCGGCCTGGAGCTGGGCCACCAGTTGGGGCAGCAGGGGAGCCGGCAGATTGTCCACGCAGTAATAGCCGGAATCCTCCAGCATATGCAGGGCCACACTCTTGCCGGAGCCGGACAGGCCGCTGATCAGGATCAGTCGCATGAGGTTTCCCCATCGATGACGGGCGGCCTGATCCTGCCGTCATCCACACGTCCGGGCTCCACCACCAGCCGGCCGCAACCCAGGCAGCGGCCCGTCATGGGGTCTATCTCGCAAATACCGATGCATTCCACGTCGCTCACGTCCTCATCGTCCACTTCCACTGCTCCGCTCCTGCCGCCGGCGGGCGACGGCATCCAGTATCCGCAGCCGTTGCGTATCGTCGGCCTCGCCCCAGGCCAGGATTTCCTCCAGGGTGCGCAGGCAGCCCAGGCAGACATCGGCATCGTCCAGGCAGCACTGGCGCACGCAGGGGGATTGCACTCTCAAAAGCCTCCGGTCCTGAGCCATTTTTCCAGTTGGGGCAGTCTATCCACGCCGAAAAAGGGTTCCCCATCCACGATGAAGTAGGGGGAGCCGAAAACACCCTGGGCGACGGCCTCGCCGGTCTCCGCGTGCAAGCGCTCCTTCACCGTCGGATCGGCCAGGGCCGCCTCCATCCGGGCTCGTTCCAGACCCTGGGCCTCTCCTATGGTGAGGACCATAGCGGCATCGCCGATGTTCCGCCCCTCGACAAAATAGGCCCGGTAGAGGGCATGGGCCAGGACCCGGGCGGCGGCGCTGTCCTGGTCATGGAACCAGTAATAGAGCCTTGCCGCTGCCTGGGTGGCCACGGGAAAAGGTGTCGGCATGGTGAAAGGCAGGCCGTGGAAGCGGGCCGAGCGGGGGAAGTCCCGGGCAGCATAGCCCCCCTTCAGGGGCTGGTGTACCAGGGGCTGGGACCCGGTGGTCTTGAACACCGCCCCCAGCAGGATGGGGTGCCACGCCACCTGGCGTCCATGGGCGGCGGCCAGATCGTCGATCAGCTCGCTGGCCAGATAGCCGTAGGGAGAGGAAAAATCAAAAAAGAATTCGACGGGCGTTTTCATGGCGTACCACTTGGATTGT from the Denitratisoma oestradiolicum genome contains:
- a CDS encoding NusG domain II-containing protein, which translates into the protein MRPADWLALLRPGDWLSILLCLLLVATSFPLLWRGGTAEAVVVRRDGQAVARLPLTVSKKIVVAGALGDTVVEVQPGRARVLSDPGPRQYCVRQGWLSRPGAVAICAPNHVSLTLTGRNASHDTLTY
- a CDS encoding DUF1289 domain-containing protein; this encodes MQSPCVRQCCLDDADVCLGCLRTLEEILAWGEADDTQRLRILDAVARRRQERSSGSGR
- a CDS encoding Gx transporter family protein, yielding MTPSPIELPVTADDRRIARYAAAAIALTVAEAAIPLPLPGVKPGLANIVVLLVLLRHGWREAAWVALLRVFAGSLLMGQFLAPGFFLSLTGALMSLTALALAARLPRRAFGPVSLSLAGAFAHIGGQVLLARVWLVPHDGVFYLVPVFATAALIFGIVNGLVTAALLREQTS
- a CDS encoding DUF1289 domain-containing protein, with amino-acid sequence MEVDDEDVSDVECIGICEIDPMTGRCLGCGRLVVEPGRVDDGRIRPPVIDGETSCD
- a CDS encoding 2-hydroxychromene-2-carboxylate isomerase, which gives rise to MKTPVEFFFDFSSPYGYLASELIDDLAAAHGRQVAWHPILLGAVFKTTGSQPLVHQPLKGGYAARDFPRSARFHGLPFTMPTPFPVATQAAARLYYWFHDQDSAAARVLAHALYRAYFVEGRNIGDAAMVLTIGEAQGLERARMEAALADPTVKERLHAETGEAVAQGVFGSPYFIVDGEPFFGVDRLPQLEKWLRTGGF
- a CDS encoding flavin prenyltransferase UbiX, producing MKTVALAFTGASGMPYGVRLLECLLQAGVRVWLVYSQAAQIVAKQEMHLVLPTQPREAQRYFSERFGAAEGQLSVYGRDDWNAPLASGSNPPDAYVICPCTMGTLAEVAAGMADDLTTRAADVVLKEGRKLILVPRETPLSTIQLENMLRLSRAGAVILPPSPGFYHHPQDVQGVVDFVVARILDQLDIPHALMPRWGGE
- the rapZ gene encoding RNase adapter RapZ yields the protein MRLILISGLSGSGKSVALHMLEDSGYYCVDNLPAPLLPQLVAQLQAEDYTRVAVAMDMRGGRSIAALPKQLRDLEATGGIEVRFLFLDSRDEVLIQRFSETRRAHPLALGEMTLAEAIGREREALDTLANLGHRLDTSQLRPNALRQFIKDLADLDAGQGLTLLFTSFGFKHGLPLDADLVFDVRCLPNPHYDPLLRPLTGRDAAVVDFLQAQPEVGRMAEDIRRFVADWLPAYVRDNRSYLTVAIGCTGGQHRSVYFAEWLAARFRDQARVLVRHRGLT
- the mutY gene encoding A/G-specific adenine glycosylase, which produces MKNFAARLITWHRHHGRHDLPWQQSRDPYRVWLSEIMLQQTQVATVIPYYQRFLARFPTLAELAAAPVEDVMALWSGLGYYARARNLHACARAVVVDHGGAFPHDPAAIAELPGIGRSTANAIAAFCFGARAPILDGNVKRVFARCFGIEGFPGTPAVEREMWHQAEALMPARQGGDYIQAQMDLGATVCTRGRPRCEACPLAEICVARQAGRQAELPVAKPRKALPEREAIVLLLCHEGRVLLEQRPPSGIWGGLLSLPELPAGADPEEYAQQVFGCEAGDWEELPGLVHTFTHFRLHLTPLRTRVRLLAQTREGGARWLDFSQLDDAPLPAPIRRILAGAQEAG